A window of Chaetodon auriga isolate fChaAug3 chromosome 2, fChaAug3.hap1, whole genome shotgun sequence contains these coding sequences:
- the LOC143330025 gene encoding odorant receptor 131-2-like: MNVSSANVTVVKEYRDSFTKAVTKNVVVVVLSISINYINAGLIQTFRKHQIFYTNPRYILFFHLVVNDMIQVTLTVVLFIISYILYKINVSICGAFILLALFTTENTPLNLACMAVECYIAICFPLRHVHICTIKRTLMLIGLIWATSMVSVLPDLFITLATQPLDFFQSRVFCLRETVFPNPLIIKKRDITYIVYLVIVWFVIFYTYFRILFTAKTASTDAKKARNTILLHGFQVLLCMTIYAEPLLKSALQQWFPKNFSDSLFACYIIVQILPRSISPIIYGIRDKTFRRYLKRYLFCKVSLQSTAGHGL; encoded by the exons ATGAACGTGTCATCGGCCAATGTGACCGTGGTTAAAGAGTATCGAGACTCTTTCACCAAAGCTGTGACCAAGaatgtggttgttgtggttCTCAGCATCTCCATCAACTACATCAATGCAGGCCTCATTCAAACCTTTCGCAAACACCAG ATCTTCTACACGAATCCTCGGTACATCCTGTTTTTTCACTTGGTGGTCAACGACATGATCCAAGTGACCCTGACCGTCGTCCTGTTCATCATCAGCTACATCCTCTACAAAATAAACGTCTCCATCTGTGGCGCCTTCATCCTCCTCGCTCTTTTCACCACTGAAAACACTCCTCTGAACCTGGCTTGCATGGCGGTGGAGTGCTACATCGCCATCTGCTTCCCCCTTCGCCATGTGCACATCTGTACCATCAAGAGAACTTTAATGCTGATTGGTTTAATCTGGGCGACTAGCATGGTGTCTGTTCTCCCTGATCTCTTCATCACTTTGGCCACACAGCCTCTGGACTTCTTTCAGTCCAGAGTGTTCTGCCTCAGGGAAACCGTCTTCCCAAATCCCCTCATCATCAAGAAGAGAGATATCACCTATATTGTGTATCTGGTTATAGTTTGGTTTGTTATCTTTTATACTTACTTCAGAATTCTGTTCACTGCAAAAACTGCAAGCACAGATGCTAAAAAAGCCAGAAACACAATCCTCCTCCACGGTTTTCAGGTGCTGTTGTGCATGACCATATATGCAGAACCACTGCTAAAATCTGCTCTCCAGCAATGGTTTCCTAAGAATTTCTCAGACTCCCTGTTCGCTTGTTACATTATTGTACAGATCCTGCCACGATCCATCAGTCCCATCATTTATGGCATACGAGACAAGACGTTCAGGAGATACCTGAAAAGGTATCTGTTCTGTAAAGTGAGCCTGCAGTCAACAGCAGGTCATGGATTATAA